In a genomic window of Cytobacillus sp. FSL H8-0458:
- the pyrF gene encoding orotidine-5'-phosphate decarboxylase: MKKPLIIALDFPGKQEVNHFLQNFENEKLFLKVGMELFYQEGPSIVSDLKEQGHDIFLDLKLHDIPNTVKSAMKRLAGLGCDMVNVHAAGGKTMMEAACEGLEAGSTGKRPSCIAVTQLTSTLEQQMNSEQLIPVSLNESVLHYAKLAKEAGLDGVVCSSFEARAIGSKIGSAFLTVTPGIRLSSDDHGDQKRVATPEFARKEGASAIVVGRSITRAENPFEKYIQCKQSWEGVLNEA, from the coding sequence GCTCATTATTGCTCTTGATTTTCCAGGAAAACAGGAAGTTAATCATTTTCTGCAAAACTTTGAAAATGAAAAATTATTTCTTAAGGTCGGCATGGAGTTATTTTACCAGGAGGGACCTTCCATTGTTTCCGATTTAAAGGAACAGGGGCACGATATTTTCCTTGATCTCAAGCTTCATGATATTCCGAATACAGTTAAAAGTGCCATGAAGCGACTTGCGGGGCTTGGCTGCGATATGGTTAATGTGCATGCCGCAGGAGGAAAAACCATGATGGAAGCAGCATGTGAAGGACTTGAAGCAGGCAGCACTGGGAAAAGGCCATCTTGTATTGCAGTGACACAGCTGACAAGCACATTAGAACAGCAAATGAATTCAGAGCAATTAATTCCTGTTTCATTAAACGAATCTGTTCTTCATTATGCAAAACTCGCCAAAGAAGCCGGACTTGATGGTGTAGTATGTTCAAGCTTTGAGGCAAGGGCGATAGGTTCAAAAATAGGCTCTGCCTTTTTGACTGTAACACCAGGAATACGCCTGTCATCAGACGATCATGGAGATCAGAAGAGAGTAGCCACACCTGAATTCGCAAGAAAAGAAGGAGCTTCTGCCATTGTGGTGGGACGGTCGATTACCAGAGCAGAAAATCCTTTCGAAAAGTATATTCAATGCAAACAATCCTGGGAGGGTGTTCTGAATGAAGCATAA